A region from the Micrococcus cohnii genome encodes:
- a CDS encoding NAD(P)H-quinone dehydrogenase — protein MSTSESTYTPTLTIIGGGPGGYEAALVAAKLGAQVTVVERKGMGGAAVLTDVVPSKTLIATADSMRRVQRAAQLGVDLGDVEPRARMSEVDHRILQIAGEQSRDIEADLERRGVRIVRGRGRVVGPHQVQVTPEGAEEPSETLTCDAILVSVGASPRELPTAKPDGERIFNWTQLYALEDIPEHMIVVGSGVTGAEFASAYDLLGAQVSLVSSREHVLPGEDQDAAQLLEHVFASNGVNVVSKSRAEAVERTADGVRVTLSGEGAAQTPTLEGSHCLLAVGGVPNTEDLGLEEVGVRLTDSGHVAVDGVSRTSVPSIYAAGDCTGELALASVAAMQGRIAVAHLMGDAVKPLRKHLVASNIFTSPEIATVGVTQAQVDAGECQADVVKLEFATNPRAKMQGISEGFVKVFARKGSGTVLGGVVVAPRASELIWSLALAVTHKLHVDDLADTFTVYPSMSGSLAEAARRLHVRL, from the coding sequence GTGAGCACCTCGGAGAGCACCTACACCCCGACCCTGACCATCATCGGCGGAGGCCCCGGCGGCTATGAGGCCGCCCTCGTCGCCGCGAAGCTCGGCGCCCAGGTCACCGTCGTGGAACGCAAGGGCATGGGCGGCGCGGCCGTCCTGACCGACGTCGTCCCCTCGAAGACCCTGATCGCGACCGCCGACTCGATGCGTCGTGTGCAGCGCGCCGCTCAGTTGGGCGTGGATCTCGGTGACGTCGAGCCGCGGGCGCGCATGTCGGAGGTCGACCACCGCATCCTGCAGATCGCCGGCGAGCAGTCTCGCGACATCGAGGCGGATCTGGAACGCCGGGGCGTGCGCATCGTCCGCGGGCGCGGTCGCGTCGTCGGTCCGCATCAGGTGCAGGTGACCCCCGAGGGTGCCGAGGAGCCGAGCGAGACCCTCACCTGTGACGCCATCCTGGTCAGCGTCGGCGCCTCGCCGCGTGAACTGCCCACGGCCAAGCCCGACGGCGAGCGAATCTTCAACTGGACGCAGCTCTATGCCCTCGAGGACATCCCTGAGCACATGATCGTGGTCGGTTCGGGCGTGACGGGCGCCGAGTTCGCCTCCGCCTACGATCTGCTCGGTGCGCAGGTCTCCCTCGTCTCCTCCCGCGAGCACGTGCTTCCGGGCGAGGACCAGGACGCCGCTCAGCTGCTCGAGCACGTCTTCGCATCCAACGGCGTCAATGTCGTCTCGAAGTCTCGCGCGGAGGCCGTCGAGCGCACGGCCGACGGGGTCCGGGTGACCCTCTCCGGCGAGGGCGCTGCGCAGACCCCGACCCTCGAGGGCTCACACTGCCTTCTCGCCGTCGGCGGTGTGCCGAACACCGAGGATCTCGGCCTCGAGGAGGTGGGCGTGCGCCTGACCGACTCCGGCCACGTCGCGGTCGACGGAGTCTCCCGCACGAGCGTGCCGAGCATTTATGCCGCCGGCGACTGCACGGGCGAGCTCGCCCTGGCCTCCGTCGCGGCGATGCAGGGGCGCATTGCGGTCGCCCACCTGATGGGCGACGCCGTCAAGCCGCTGCGCAAGCACCTCGTCGCCTCGAACATCTTCACCTCGCCCGAGATCGCGACCGTCGGTGTCACACAGGCGCAGGTCGACGCCGGCGAGTGTCAGGCCGATGTGGTGAAGCTGGAGTTCGCGACCAACCCGCGGGCCAAGATGCAGGGCATCAGTGAAGGTTTCGTGAAGGTGTTCGCCCGCAAGGGCTCGGGCACCGTGCTCGGCGGTGTCGTCGTGGCCCCGCGCGCCTCCGAGCTGATCTGGTCGCTCGCGCTGGCCGTCACGCACAAGCTGCATGTGGACGACTTGGCGGACACCTTCACCGTGTACCCCTCCATGTCCGGATCGCTGGCCGAGGCGGCGCGCCGCCTGCACGTGCGCCTGTGA
- a CDS encoding acyltransferase family protein gives MARTFPRNIGVDVLRLFSVAAVVLGHAYLEALTVSAYLEIWRMPLFFFLTGYFWTRGRSFRADLGSRWRSLGIPYLVWAVLMSVAAVRFAGGDAETLGEMLRTGWYGGVDQDPPWWAFWFISVLFFTALLARGLERAPWPVAWLVAAGGLAFSWLVPDSAIARTPLSVGLAFPCLFFVLCGELFRRRVEPRIPSSLTLRFLLGAAAVTAGLGAVAGGLEPHTIKYGGFGTPVLTPLIGVLIACGMVLIFGSTVNAALTWLAVRTGAGRAIRAVVSALVRTGTVVVLVHGYVLMELMNAGDHEPLARFLIALGVSWAVGVALLSTPASQLLTGVPRQFGAPVSPARRG, from the coding sequence ATGGCAAGGACGTTCCCCCGCAACATCGGGGTGGACGTCCTTCGTCTGTTCTCGGTCGCCGCCGTGGTCCTGGGCCACGCCTACCTCGAGGCCCTGACGGTCTCCGCCTATCTTGAGATCTGGCGGATGCCGCTGTTCTTCTTCCTGACCGGCTACTTCTGGACCCGCGGACGCTCGTTCCGCGCCGACCTGGGCTCGCGCTGGCGCTCCCTCGGGATCCCGTACCTGGTCTGGGCCGTGCTCATGTCCGTCGCCGCCGTGCGCTTCGCCGGCGGCGACGCCGAGACCCTGGGCGAGATGCTCCGTACCGGCTGGTACGGCGGCGTCGACCAGGACCCGCCCTGGTGGGCGTTCTGGTTCATCTCCGTACTGTTCTTCACGGCCCTGCTGGCACGCGGGCTCGAGCGGGCCCCGTGGCCGGTGGCCTGGCTCGTGGCGGCCGGTGGCCTGGCATTCTCCTGGCTCGTCCCGGACTCGGCGATCGCCCGGACGCCGCTGAGTGTCGGCCTGGCGTTCCCCTGCTTGTTCTTCGTGCTCTGCGGCGAGCTGTTCCGCCGCCGCGTGGAGCCGCGCATCCCCTCCAGCCTGACGCTGCGTTTCCTGCTCGGCGCCGCCGCGGTCACCGCGGGTCTGGGCGCCGTCGCGGGCGGGCTGGAGCCGCACACGATCAAATACGGCGGCTTCGGCACGCCCGTGCTCACCCCGCTGATCGGGGTCCTCATCGCGTGCGGCATGGTCCTGATCTTCGGCTCGACGGTCAACGCGGCGCTGACCTGGCTGGCGGTCCGGACCGGCGCCGGCCGGGCGATCCGTGCCGTCGTCTCCGCCCTGGTGCGCACCGGCACCGTCGTCGTCCTGGTTCACGGCTACGTGCTGATGGAACTGATGAACGCCGGCGACCATGAGCCGCTCGCCCGCTTCCTGATCGCTCTGGGCGTCAGCTGGGCCGTGGGCGTGGCTCTGCTGTCCACGCCGGCCTCGCAGCTGTTGACGGGAGTGCCGCGTCAGTTCGGCGCGCCGGTCAGTCCTGCTCGACGGGGCTGA
- a CDS encoding nucleoside triphosphate pyrophosphatase encodes MSTPGDPAAGRGDPAPVTLVLGSASPARAQVLTRARLPFRVAVSMVDEEAVGARSPEATPAELAGLLAAAKGENVAAQLAAEDEAGSGGTIVIGCDSVFELDGNAHGKPYEPEVALARWRRQAGRTGTLHTGQWVGLLDSSGRLRGSSETVVSAVVRFAEADEATLAAYVATGEPLHCAGAFTIDGAGAALVDGVEGDPNAVIGLSVSTLRAQCAELGVSLARLWDSSNAAC; translated from the coding sequence ATGAGCACGCCCGGCGACCCCGCAGCCGGCCGGGGCGATCCGGCCCCGGTCACGCTGGTGCTCGGCTCCGCCTCACCCGCGCGAGCCCAGGTGCTCACGCGAGCCCGACTGCCGTTCCGCGTCGCCGTCTCGATGGTGGACGAAGAGGCGGTGGGGGCGCGCTCCCCCGAGGCGACGCCCGCCGAGCTGGCCGGCCTGCTGGCCGCGGCCAAGGGTGAGAACGTGGCCGCACAGCTCGCCGCCGAGGACGAGGCCGGATCCGGCGGCACGATCGTCATCGGCTGCGACTCGGTGTTCGAGCTCGACGGCAACGCCCACGGCAAGCCGTACGAGCCCGAGGTCGCCCTGGCCCGGTGGCGGAGGCAGGCGGGACGCACCGGCACGCTGCACACCGGCCAGTGGGTCGGCCTGCTCGACTCCTCCGGTCGACTGCGGGGATCGAGCGAGACGGTGGTCTCGGCCGTGGTCCGCTTCGCCGAGGCGGACGAGGCGACGCTGGCGGCCTACGTGGCGACCGGCGAGCCGCTGCACTGCGCGGGGGCGTTCACGATCGACGGCGCCGGTGCGGCCCTAGTCGACGGCGTCGAGGGGGACCCGAACGCCGTCATCGGCCTGTCCGTGTCGACGCTGCGCGCGCAGTGCGCCGAGCTCGGCGTCAGCCTGGCCCGCTTGTGGGATTCCTCCAACGCCGCGTGCTGA
- a CDS encoding purine-nucleoside phosphorylase: protein MAGDHPGFDEARRAAAAITRATGVDRHRIAVVLGSGWGGAAELIGQTEHTLGLADVPGFHAPAVPGHNASIRSVRLADGSHALVFGSRTHYYESRDAQAVAHTVRTAAAAGAETVVLTNGCGGLDPQIAPGTPVLVSDHLNLTGTTPLLGPSFVDMTDLYSPRIRAIAREVDPTLTEGVYAQFAGPQYETPAEVRMAGRLGADLVGMSTALDAIAARHAGLEVFAVSLVTNLGAGIQSAPLSHHEVVAAGRDASARISELLARIIARL, encoded by the coding sequence CTGGCGGGCGACCACCCCGGATTCGACGAGGCCCGCCGCGCGGCCGCCGCGATCACTCGGGCCACGGGCGTCGACCGTCACCGGATCGCCGTGGTGCTCGGCTCGGGCTGGGGCGGGGCCGCGGAGCTGATCGGCCAGACCGAGCACACCCTGGGCCTGGCCGATGTGCCGGGCTTCCACGCCCCTGCGGTGCCGGGGCACAATGCGAGCATCCGGTCGGTGCGCCTGGCCGACGGCTCGCACGCCCTCGTGTTCGGCTCCCGCACGCACTACTACGAGTCCCGCGACGCGCAGGCGGTCGCGCACACCGTGCGCACCGCAGCGGCAGCCGGGGCCGAGACCGTCGTGCTCACCAATGGATGCGGCGGCCTCGACCCGCAGATCGCCCCGGGCACCCCCGTCCTCGTCTCCGACCATCTGAACCTCACGGGCACTACCCCGCTGCTCGGCCCGAGCTTCGTCGACATGACCGATCTGTACTCACCGCGCATCCGGGCCATCGCCCGCGAGGTCGACCCCACGCTCACCGAAGGCGTCTACGCCCAGTTCGCCGGCCCCCAGTACGAGACGCCGGCGGAAGTGCGCATGGCCGGCCGACTCGGTGCAGACCTGGTCGGCATGTCCACGGCCCTCGACGCGATCGCCGCCCGCCACGCCGGACTCGAGGTGTTCGCCGTCTCGCTCGTGACCAACCTGGGCGCGGGCATCCAGTCCGCACCGCTGTCCCATCACGAGGTCGTCGCCGCCGGACGCGACGCCTCCGCCCGCATCTCCGAGCTGCTCGCGCGGATCATCGCGCGGCTCTGA
- a CDS encoding acetyl/propionyl/methylcrotonyl-CoA carboxylase subunit alpha: MTSAIEQKDYDVTVVERDRRFSRVLIANRGEIAVRVIRACRDEGLTSVAVYAEPDRDALHVRMADEAVSLGGSTAADSYLLIDKIMDAAERSGADAVHPGYGFLSENAEFARAVEGAGLTWIGPPPAAIEALGDKVSARQIATDVGAPMAPGTTEPVSGADEVLAFADEHGLPLAIKAAHGGGGRGIKVARTREEIPELYDSAVREAVAAFGRGECFVERFLDRPRHVETQCLADEHGNVVVVSTRDCSLQRRNQKLVEEAPAPFLSDEQHERLVSSSKQLLKAAGYVGAGTCEFLVGTDGTLSFLEVNTRLQVEHPVSEEVTGLDLVREQFRLARGEALGYDDPQVRGHSIEFRINGEDPGRNFMPAPGTLSTFRMPAGPGVRVDAGVVEDETISGAFDSMIAKLIVTGADREQALRRAARALDEMTIEGMATVLPFHRAVVRDPAFAPEISGAETGLGVHTRWIENDFSTSLPAGQTEAAGVAEPEERHTVTVEVNGKRVEVTLPTFAGALHQMQGAAQRAGSRRKPRAARRGGTAPTAGNSNALTAPMQGTIVKVVAEAGQQVDEGETIMVMEAMKMEQPLTAHRPGVVASISVAEGEAVSPGSVVAEITATD, encoded by the coding sequence ATGACCTCCGCCATCGAGCAGAAGGACTACGACGTGACCGTCGTCGAGCGCGATCGCCGCTTCTCCCGCGTGCTGATCGCCAACCGCGGCGAGATCGCGGTCCGTGTGATCCGCGCCTGCCGCGACGAGGGCCTGACCTCGGTGGCCGTGTATGCCGAGCCGGACCGGGACGCCCTGCACGTGCGGATGGCGGACGAGGCGGTCTCGCTGGGCGGCAGCACCGCGGCGGACTCCTACCTGCTGATCGACAAGATCATGGATGCGGCGGAGCGCTCGGGTGCGGACGCGGTGCATCCCGGCTACGGCTTCCTGTCCGAGAACGCGGAGTTCGCCCGCGCCGTCGAGGGCGCCGGGCTCACGTGGATCGGCCCGCCGCCGGCGGCGATCGAGGCGCTCGGCGACAAGGTCTCGGCGCGGCAGATCGCCACCGATGTGGGCGCCCCCATGGCTCCGGGCACCACCGAGCCGGTCTCCGGCGCGGACGAGGTGCTCGCGTTCGCGGACGAGCACGGCCTGCCCCTGGCGATCAAGGCGGCGCACGGCGGCGGTGGCCGCGGCATCAAGGTGGCTCGCACCCGCGAGGAGATCCCGGAGCTGTACGATTCCGCCGTCCGCGAGGCCGTCGCCGCGTTCGGCCGCGGCGAGTGCTTCGTCGAACGCTTCCTGGACCGGCCCCGCCACGTGGAGACGCAGTGCCTGGCCGATGAGCACGGCAACGTCGTGGTGGTCTCCACCCGTGACTGCTCGCTGCAGCGCCGCAACCAGAAGCTCGTCGAGGAGGCCCCCGCCCCGTTTCTCAGCGATGAGCAGCACGAGCGTCTCGTCTCCTCGTCGAAGCAGCTGCTCAAGGCCGCCGGCTATGTCGGCGCCGGCACCTGCGAGTTCCTCGTGGGCACCGACGGCACCCTCTCGTTCCTCGAGGTGAACACCCGTCTTCAGGTGGAGCACCCCGTCTCGGAGGAGGTCACCGGCCTCGACCTGGTGCGCGAGCAGTTCCGGTTGGCCCGCGGCGAGGCGCTGGGCTATGACGACCCTCAGGTGCGCGGCCACAGCATCGAGTTCCGCATCAATGGTGAGGATCCGGGGCGCAACTTCATGCCGGCCCCCGGCACGCTGTCCACATTCCGCATGCCCGCGGGGCCGGGAGTGCGCGTGGACGCCGGCGTTGTCGAGGACGAGACGATCTCCGGCGCCTTCGACTCGATGATCGCCAAGCTGATCGTCACCGGGGCGGACCGAGAGCAGGCTCTGCGACGGGCGGCCCGCGCCCTCGACGAGATGACAATCGAGGGCATGGCGACAGTGCTGCCCTTCCACCGGGCGGTGGTGCGCGACCCGGCGTTCGCCCCGGAGATCTCGGGCGCCGAGACGGGCTTGGGCGTGCACACGCGCTGGATCGAGAACGATTTCTCCACGTCCCTGCCTGCGGGGCAGACGGAGGCCGCCGGCGTGGCCGAGCCGGAGGAACGGCACACGGTGACCGTGGAGGTCAACGGCAAGCGTGTCGAGGTCACCCTGCCGACCTTCGCGGGCGCCTTGCACCAGATGCAGGGTGCGGCGCAGCGGGCCGGCTCCCGGCGTAAGCCTCGTGCGGCACGCCGTGGCGGGACCGCCCCGACGGCGGGGAACAGCAACGCCCTGACCGCGCCGATGCAGGGCACGATCGTGAAGGTCGTCGCCGAGGCCGGCCAGCAGGTCGACGAAGGCGAGACGATCATGGTCATGGAGGCGATGAAGATGGAACAGCCGCTCACGGCGCATCGCCCCGGCGTGGTCGCGTCGATCTCTGTCGCCGAGGGCGAGGCGGTCAGCCCCGGCTCGGTGGTCGCCGAGATCACCGCCACTGACTGA
- the deoC gene encoding deoxyribose-phosphate aldolase, which translates to MTASLPLDPAVRLAARQWAAHDPDPENVRVLERELAAAESGSAADAGQAAASLADRFAGPLRFGTAGLRASVGPGPARINRVVVRRAATGLARWLTDGIGDDEGPAGVVVGHDARHGSAAFARDVAGVLLAAGAHVTVLPRPLPTPVLAFLVRHLNADAGVMVTASHNPPQDNGLKVYAGGRMTDEPGRGAQIVAPFDEQIAARIDHEAWPKDIPMSEDGWDVAGEDLIDAYREAALGVLDTVSGPSGGPDRGLRIVYTPLHGVGGAILPGLFAEAGFGDLHVVEAQAEPDPDFPTLTFPNPEEPGALDLALDEARRRQADLVVANDPDADRLALAVPSPDTPGGWRLLTGDEIGVLLGAHLMPRLQAMGRSTATSLVSSTRLGHLARAAGVEHHVTLTGFKWIARAPRLGYGYEEALGYCVAPNLVRDKDGLTAALLAAELVAGLATGGRTVESELARLDAEHGAVATAQVSVRTSDPATRERALRRLREHPPTHLDGSPVTTRRDLAAPDSEGSGASDADALPPTQGLLYAAEDGTRLIVRPSGTEPKLKGYLEVPAEHSRAAHARLARLSTEVDALLDRGDDRHACRLATAAPGSDGPGPTDTVGRMIDTAELARMIDHTALKPETSAEDITRLTDEARRLGTASVCVNPRWVADAAAALAGSPVLVCTVVGFPLGATTTATKAYEAHRALADGAREIDMVIDVAAARAGDRERLEEDVRAVAEQVHAADAPGGAGLLKVILETCLLNDDQIVLACQAAVAAGADYVKTSTGFSSAGARVDHVALMRRTVGASIGVKASGGVRTREDALALIDAGATRIGASASVDILS; encoded by the coding sequence GTGACCGCCTCACTCCCCCTCGATCCCGCCGTCCGCCTCGCGGCCCGGCAGTGGGCCGCACACGATCCCGACCCCGAGAACGTCCGCGTCCTGGAACGCGAGCTCGCCGCGGCCGAGTCCGGCTCAGCGGCCGACGCGGGGCAGGCCGCCGCATCGCTGGCCGATCGTTTCGCCGGCCCCCTGCGCTTCGGCACCGCCGGTCTGCGCGCCTCCGTGGGGCCGGGGCCGGCCCGCATAAACCGGGTCGTGGTGCGTCGCGCTGCCACTGGCCTCGCGCGCTGGCTGACCGACGGCATCGGCGACGATGAGGGCCCGGCCGGGGTCGTGGTCGGCCACGACGCCCGTCACGGCTCCGCGGCGTTCGCCCGCGACGTGGCCGGCGTGCTGCTGGCCGCCGGCGCGCACGTCACGGTGCTGCCCCGGCCGCTGCCCACCCCCGTGCTGGCGTTCCTCGTGCGCCATCTGAACGCGGATGCCGGCGTTATGGTCACGGCGTCCCACAATCCGCCGCAGGACAACGGTCTCAAGGTCTACGCGGGCGGACGGATGACCGACGAGCCCGGCCGCGGTGCGCAGATCGTCGCCCCGTTCGACGAGCAGATCGCCGCCCGCATCGACCACGAGGCCTGGCCGAAGGACATCCCGATGTCCGAGGACGGCTGGGACGTGGCGGGCGAGGACCTGATCGACGCGTACCGAGAGGCCGCGCTCGGTGTGCTCGACACCGTGTCCGGACCCTCCGGCGGCCCCGACCGCGGACTGCGGATCGTCTACACGCCGCTGCACGGCGTGGGCGGTGCCATCCTGCCCGGGCTGTTCGCCGAGGCAGGGTTCGGCGACCTGCACGTGGTCGAGGCACAGGCCGAACCGGACCCCGACTTCCCGACCCTGACGTTCCCCAATCCCGAGGAGCCCGGCGCGCTGGACCTCGCCCTCGACGAGGCACGGCGTCGTCAGGCCGACCTGGTCGTCGCCAACGATCCCGACGCCGACCGACTCGCCCTGGCCGTGCCCTCCCCCGACACGCCCGGCGGCTGGCGGCTGCTCACCGGAGACGAGATCGGCGTGCTGCTCGGCGCGCACCTGATGCCACGGCTGCAGGCGATGGGCCGCAGCACGGCCACCTCGCTCGTCTCCTCCACCCGGCTCGGCCACCTGGCCCGAGCCGCCGGGGTGGAACACCACGTGACCCTCACCGGCTTCAAGTGGATCGCTCGCGCCCCGCGCCTCGGGTACGGCTACGAGGAAGCCCTCGGCTACTGCGTCGCCCCGAACCTGGTCCGCGACAAGGACGGGCTCACCGCTGCACTGCTGGCCGCCGAACTCGTCGCGGGCCTGGCGACCGGGGGCCGCACCGTCGAGTCGGAGCTCGCGCGCCTCGACGCCGAGCACGGTGCCGTCGCCACAGCTCAGGTGTCGGTGCGCACGAGCGACCCCGCCACTCGAGAGCGTGCCCTGCGCCGACTGCGTGAGCACCCCCCGACCCACCTGGACGGCAGCCCCGTCACGACACGGCGTGACCTCGCGGCACCGGACAGCGAAGGCTCGGGGGCGTCGGACGCCGATGCCCTCCCGCCGACGCAGGGCCTGCTGTACGCGGCGGAGGACGGCACACGGCTGATCGTGCGCCCCTCGGGCACCGAACCCAAGCTCAAGGGCTACCTCGAAGTCCCGGCAGAGCACTCCCGGGCCGCTCACGCCCGACTCGCACGCCTGAGCACCGAGGTGGACGCTCTGCTGGACCGCGGCGATGACCGGCACGCGTGCCGCCTCGCCACCGCCGCGCCCGGCTCCGACGGCCCCGGACCGACCGATACGGTGGGCCGCATGATCGACACCGCCGAGCTGGCCCGCATGATCGACCACACCGCCCTGAAGCCGGAGACCTCCGCCGAGGACATCACCCGCCTGACCGACGAGGCCCGCCGCCTGGGCACCGCCTCCGTGTGCGTGAACCCCCGATGGGTCGCCGACGCGGCCGCGGCGCTCGCCGGCTCCCCGGTCCTCGTGTGCACCGTCGTCGGGTTCCCGCTGGGCGCGACCACGACCGCGACCAAGGCCTACGAAGCGCACCGGGCGCTCGCCGACGGGGCTCGGGAGATCGACATGGTCATCGATGTCGCGGCGGCCCGCGCGGGCGACCGCGAACGGCTCGAGGAGGACGTGCGGGCGGTGGCCGAGCAGGTGCACGCCGCGGACGCCCCCGGCGGCGCCGGGCTGCTGAAGGTGATCCTGGAGACCTGCCTGCTGAACGACGACCAGATCGTCCTGGCGTGCCAGGCCGCCGTGGCCGCCGGTGCCGACTACGTGAAGACGTCCACCGGGTTCAGCTCCGCCGGCGCGCGCGTCGATCACGTCGCGCTGATGCGCCGCACCGTGGGCGCCTCGATCGGGGTGAAGGCCTCCGGCGGTGTGCGCACCCGCGAGGATGCCCTCGCCCTGATCGACGCCGGCGCCACGCGGATCGGGGCGAGCGCCAGTGTTGATATCCTGTCCTGA
- a CDS encoding MFS transporter: protein MSAASPAPYDPAAHSTPSQETVPRSRVVLASLIGTSIEFYDFYIYATAAVSVFPLIFFSGDDEAMTFLVSMATFGVAFIARPVGAVVFGHLGDRVGRKATLIGALLTMGLATFLIGLLPTYQQIGLWAPTMLAILRFCQGLGLGGEWSGAALLASEYAAEGKRARAAMWPQLGAPIGFLLANGLFLALVTAAGFDSTDPDPDGVFLTWVWRVPFLLSIIMVLVGLYVRFKLEETPVFQRALQQDERVKAPLGEVFRRNWWELLLGTFVMYATYVLFYLMTTWILSYAIGSTRIGLLGVDYADFLVLQLVGILFFAAFIPISGELADRFGRRPTLMVVTALMIVFGLAFGPWLDPTAMGTGEAMSTPRMVGFLIVGMILMGLTFGPMSAVLPELFPTNTRYTGSGIAYNMSSILGAALTPFIATWLVTEFDVAAVGWYLAAASTITLVALVLTPETRHADLSGVTSARERRADERR from the coding sequence ATGTCCGCTGCTTCCCCCGCCCCGTACGATCCGGCTGCGCACTCCACGCCGTCCCAGGAGACGGTGCCGCGCTCGCGCGTCGTGCTCGCGTCCCTGATCGGCACGTCGATCGAGTTCTACGACTTCTACATCTACGCGACCGCCGCGGTCTCGGTGTTCCCGCTGATCTTCTTCTCGGGCGACGACGAGGCCATGACGTTCCTCGTCTCGATGGCCACGTTCGGCGTCGCGTTCATCGCCCGCCCGGTGGGCGCGGTGGTGTTCGGTCACCTCGGCGACCGCGTGGGTCGCAAGGCGACACTGATCGGCGCCCTGCTCACGATGGGCCTGGCGACGTTCCTGATCGGACTGCTGCCGACCTATCAGCAGATCGGACTCTGGGCTCCGACGATGCTCGCGATCCTGCGCTTCTGTCAGGGCCTGGGCCTGGGCGGAGAGTGGTCCGGCGCCGCGCTGCTGGCCTCGGAGTACGCGGCCGAGGGCAAACGCGCCCGCGCCGCGATGTGGCCGCAGCTGGGCGCCCCGATCGGCTTCCTGCTGGCCAACGGCCTGTTCCTCGCCCTCGTCACCGCGGCCGGATTCGATTCGACCGATCCTGACCCGGACGGCGTGTTCCTGACGTGGGTGTGGCGCGTGCCCTTCCTGCTGTCGATCATCATGGTGCTGGTGGGCCTGTACGTGCGCTTCAAGCTCGAAGAGACGCCCGTCTTCCAGCGGGCCCTACAGCAGGACGAGCGCGTGAAGGCACCCCTGGGCGAGGTGTTCCGCCGCAACTGGTGGGAGCTGCTCCTCGGCACGTTCGTGATGTACGCGACGTACGTGCTGTTCTACCTGATGACGACGTGGATCCTCTCGTACGCGATCGGCAGCACGCGGATCGGCCTGCTGGGTGTGGACTACGCGGACTTCCTGGTCCTGCAGCTGGTCGGCATCCTGTTCTTCGCGGCGTTCATCCCGATCTCCGGTGAGCTGGCCGACCGTTTCGGTCGTCGGCCCACGCTGATGGTGGTGACCGCGCTAATGATCGTCTTCGGCCTGGCGTTCGGCCCGTGGCTGGATCCGACCGCCATGGGCACGGGCGAGGCGATGAGCACCCCGCGCATGGTCGGGTTCCTCATCGTCGGCATGATTCTGATGGGCCTGACCTTCGGCCCGATGTCCGCGGTGCTGCCCGAGCTGTTCCCGACAAACACCCGATACACCGGCTCGGGGATCGCCTACAACATGTCCTCCATCCTGGGTGCGGCCCTGACGCCGTTCATCGCGACCTGGCTGGTCACCGAGTTCGACGTCGCGGCCGTCGGCTGGTACCTGGCGGCGGCCTCGACGATCACCCTGGTCGCCCTGGTGCTCACGCCCGAGACCAGACACGCGGACCTGAGCGGGGTGACCTCCGCGCGCGAGCGCCGGGCCGACGAGCGCCGGTAA